The Deltaproteobacteria bacterium genome has a window encoding:
- a CDS encoding chemotaxis protein CheA, translating into MNEQDETLQIFFAETEDLLRMAEESLLRLEAAPQPGGDVEELFRAIHTLKSGSAMVGFSTISEYSHILENLLDRMRSGRLTITKPLISFLLTDVDFLRQMVDRGGRGEQEADPETVRSRKAQLNRFLGMDGIPGEDITPAAPKSAPSQAPRETKKPAAVLPGKTEGDGDRYYQIDLKFREGIFESGQDPILLILGLSEMMEVVDVVADLSNLPAYEKMDPFSLYLSWRIVVKGKATIEDISDVFLFVKDDNAIAIEEVTDRYKEGVDRQAGERPLGEVLLERGIITREDLGEALQKQKKLGTILVEGGKVDEGVLRQVVSQQEESRTTYRKTSVRVDVDKINHLVNLAEEIGIAVSRMEDIQENAPGHRNPDMEQELENLLKINREFQERVAQIRMFPLEGTFRRFQRIARDTAFEQGKRIRVELKGVDTELDKEVIEHITDPLKHIIRNCVDHGMEAPEERVAAGKPVEGVITFNAFQKGGMILVQIKDDGRGMDLDRIARKAAEMGLLKTGEAVGQDNFLDFICRPGFSTAAEVTALSGRGVGMDVVRTEVEKLGGTLSATTEKGKGTTFTLSLPLTFALMDALHVKAHGRSYLVPLWGVVGTEGYRPEAVRFFGAEERVYRFRDEFVPVVSISQLFGTMIGGEEYPDPGRVLVFIDTSRQRFGLLADQVLDPHQVVVKSLEVNFRSVKGVAGATIMGDGSLSLVLDLFALEEMVFRQGRSDV; encoded by the coding sequence GGGTTTCTCCACTATTTCGGAATACTCGCACATTCTGGAAAACCTTCTGGACAGGATGCGCTCCGGGCGCCTCACCATCACCAAGCCCCTTATCAGCTTTCTTCTGACCGACGTCGATTTCCTCCGGCAGATGGTAGATCGCGGGGGGCGCGGCGAGCAGGAGGCCGACCCCGAAACAGTAAGAAGCCGCAAGGCCCAGCTCAACCGTTTTCTCGGCATGGACGGCATCCCCGGCGAGGACATCACCCCGGCTGCGCCCAAGTCCGCCCCGTCACAGGCCCCACGGGAGACCAAGAAGCCCGCCGCCGTCCTGCCCGGAAAGACCGAAGGGGACGGCGACCGCTATTACCAGATAGACTTGAAATTCCGCGAGGGCATTTTCGAGTCGGGCCAGGACCCCATCCTGCTCATACTTGGCCTTTCCGAAATGATGGAGGTGGTGGACGTCGTGGCCGATCTGTCCAACCTGCCCGCCTACGAAAAAATGGACCCCTTCAGCCTTTACCTTTCCTGGCGGATCGTGGTGAAGGGAAAGGCCACCATAGAAGACATCTCCGATGTTTTTCTTTTCGTCAAGGACGACAACGCCATAGCCATCGAAGAGGTCACGGATCGTTACAAGGAAGGCGTTGACAGACAGGCCGGGGAACGGCCCCTGGGCGAGGTCCTTCTCGAACGCGGCATAATAACCCGCGAAGACCTTGGCGAGGCCCTCCAGAAGCAGAAAAAGCTTGGAACCATCCTCGTGGAGGGCGGCAAGGTGGACGAGGGCGTCCTGCGGCAGGTGGTGAGCCAGCAGGAGGAAAGCCGGACCACCTATCGCAAGACCTCTGTCCGGGTGGACGTGGACAAGATCAACCACCTTGTAAACCTTGCAGAGGAAATCGGAATAGCGGTTTCCCGCATGGAGGACATCCAGGAAAACGCGCCCGGCCACCGGAACCCGGACATGGAGCAGGAGCTTGAAAATCTTTTAAAGATCAACCGGGAGTTCCAGGAGCGGGTGGCCCAGATTCGGATGTTCCCGCTTGAAGGCACTTTCAGGCGTTTCCAGAGAATCGCCCGCGACACCGCCTTCGAGCAGGGAAAACGCATCAGGGTTGAACTCAAAGGGGTTGATACCGAGCTTGACAAGGAAGTCATCGAGCACATCACCGATCCTCTCAAACATATCATCAGAAACTGCGTGGATCACGGCATGGAAGCGCCGGAGGAGCGTGTGGCCGCAGGCAAGCCGGTGGAGGGCGTCATCACCTTCAACGCCTTCCAGAAGGGCGGCATGATACTGGTCCAGATAAAGGACGACGGCAGGGGCATGGACCTTGACAGGATCGCCCGCAAGGCCGCCGAAATGGGCCTTCTCAAAACCGGAGAGGCGGTGGGCCAGGATAATTTTCTGGATTTCATCTGCCGCCCCGGATTTTCCACCGCCGCCGAGGTCACCGCGCTTTCGGGCCGTGGCGTGGGTATGGACGTGGTGCGCACCGAGGTCGAGAAACTGGGCGGAACCCTTTCGGCCACAACGGAAAAAGGCAAGGGAACCACCTTCACCCTTTCCCTTCCCCTCACCTTCGCCCTTATGGACGCGCTGCACGTTAAGGCGCACGGCAGAAGCTACCTGGTTCCGCTCTGGGGGGTCGTGGGCACCGAGGGATACAGGCCCGAAGCGGTGCGTTTTTTCGGGGCAGAGGAAAGGGTCTACCGTTTCAGGGACGAGTTCGTTCCGGTGGTTTCAATCAGCCAGCTTTTCGGCACCATGATAGGCGGTGAGGAATATCCCGATCCGGGCAGGGTGCTGGTTTTCATAGATACGTCCCGCCAGAGGTTCGGACTTTTGGCGGACCAGGTTTTGGATCCTCACCAGGTGGTGGTTAAAAGCTTGGAGGTCAACTTTCGAAGCGTAAAGGGCGTAGCGGGCGCAACCATCATGGGGGACGGATCCCTGTCCCTGGTGCTGGACCTGTTCGCGCTGGAGGAAATGGTTTTTCGACAGGGCAGGAGCGACGTATGA
- a CDS encoding cytochrome c family protein, producing MGESPVLGGGYVGSAKCAECHNKADTAIYDRFMKFSRKSQAYQSVKRMKGLEPKERESCYRCHTTGYGKPTGFVSPEKTPHLADVGCEACHGPGKLHTQTMDMAHIVRKVTIDVCEKCHKDAKVKSFRYKGVIYAGAH from the coding sequence ATGGGGGAATCGCCGGTTTTGGGCGGCGGCTACGTGGGCTCGGCCAAGTGCGCCGAATGCCACAACAAGGCCGATACGGCCATCTACGACAGGTTCATGAAGTTTTCCCGTAAAAGCCAGGCCTATCAGTCCGTCAAGCGGATGAAGGGTCTGGAGCCCAAGGAGCGGGAAAGCTGTTACCGGTGCCACACAACCGGCTACGGAAAACCCACCGGGTTCGTGAGTCCCGAAAAGACGCCCCATCTTGCCGACGTGGGCTGCGAGGCCTGCCACGGTCCAGGAAAGCTGCACACCCAGACAATGGACATGGCCCACATAGTGCGGAAGGTTACCATCGACGTCTGCGAAAAATGCCACAAGGACGCCAAGGTGAAGTCTTTCCGCTACAAGGGTGTAATTTACGCGGGCGCTCATTAG